The Musa acuminata AAA Group cultivar baxijiao chromosome BXJ1-3, Cavendish_Baxijiao_AAA, whole genome shotgun sequence genome window below encodes:
- the LOC103980007 gene encoding disease resistance protein RGA2, giving the protein MAVVLDAFISGLVGTLKDMAKEEVDLLLGVPGEIQNLQRSLRNIHSVLRVAEKRRIEDEDVNDWLMELKDVMYDADDLLDECRMEAEKWTPRESDPKPSTLCGFPFFACFREVKFRHAVGVKIKVLNDRLEEISARRSKLQLHVSAAEPRVVPRVSRITSPVMESDMVGHRLEEDSKALVEQLTKQDPSKNVVVLAIVGIGGIGKTTFAQKVFNDGKIKASFRTTIWVCVSQEFSETDLLGNIIEGAGGKYNREQSRSLLEPLVAGLLRGNKFLLVLDDVWDAQIWDDLLRNPLQGGAAGSRVLVTTRNEGIARQMKAAHFHEMKLLPPEDGWSLLRKKATMNAEEERDAQDLKDTGMKIVEKCGGLPLAIKTIGGVLCTRGLNRNAWEEVLRSAAWSRTGLPEGVHGALNLSYQDLSSHLKQCFLHCALFQEDFKFHEPEIVRLWIAEGFVEARGDVSLEETGEQYYRELLQRSLLQSQRYGLDYDESSKMHDLLRSLGHFLSRDESLFISDVQNEGRSAAAPMKLRRLSIGATVTTDIRHLVSLTKQHESVRTLLVPRTSGYAEDIDEYLKNFVRLRVLHLMFINIKILPCYIENLIHLRYLNVSWSSVTELPESICNLMNLQFLILFGCRQLTQIPQGIARLVNLRALDCKGTRLESFPYGIKRLKHLNELQGFVVNTGIGMCPLEVLGGLQELRYLSVDRLEMTYMEAEPRRATSGLKGNQKLKKLLLSCSFTSDGYTEEEIERMEKVLDVALHPPSSVVSLRLQNFFGLRYPSWMASASISSLLPNISRLELINCDHWPLLPPLGKLPSLEFLVIRGARAVTTIGPEFFGCEAAAATGNDRERNSKRPSSSYPTSPPSLFPKLRQLELRKMTNMEVWDWVAEGFAMRRLDKLDLVNCPKLKSLPEGLIRQATCLTTLDLTDVCALKSIGGFPSVKELSISGDSDLEIVADLPALELLKLGGFFFPYNHLPEWLADFTILQRLDVHGTTQLLRRCLQNGAYWPMIKHFPNFSIKDDRGNYINYIKHSGTFETNLVDDNAAFAAAAEEEEEEERHQ; this is encoded by the coding sequence ATGGCCGTTGTTCTTGATGCCTTCATCTCCGGGCTGGTCGGTACGTTGAAGGACATGGCTAAAGAGGAGGTGGACTTGCTGTTGGGCGTCCCCGGGGAGATCcaaaacctccaacgatctctccgCAACATCCACTCTGTCCTTCGCGTCGCCGAGAAGCGGCGGATCGAGGACGAGGACGTCAACGACTGGCTGATGGAGCTCAAGGATGTCATGTACGACGCCGACGACCTCCTCGACGAGTGCCGGATGGAGGCCGAGAAGTGGACTCCTCGTGAGTCCGATCCGAAGCCGTCCACCTTGTGCGGATTTCCCTTCTTTGCTTGCTTTCGCGAGGTCAAGTTCAGACATGCGGTGGGCGTCAAAATCAAGGTTCTCAACGATCGGCTGGAAGAGATCTCGGCCCGAAGGTCCAAGCTGCAACTCCATGTGTCTGCGGCCGAACCAAGGGTGGTTCCTCGAGTTAGTCGCATAACTTCCCCCGTGATGGAGTCTGACATGGTTGGCCACCGACTGGAGGAGGACTCAAAGGCACTGGTGGAGCAGCTGACAAAGCAAGATCCGAGTAAGAACGTGGTGGTGCTGGCAATTGTGGGGATCGGCGGCATCGGAAAGACCACCTTCGCTCAGAAGGTGTTCAATGATGGTAAAATCAAAGCCAGCTTCCGCACCACCATCTGGGTGTGCGTGTCCCAAGAGTTCAGCGAGACGGATCTCCTCGGAAATATCATCGAAGGTGCTGGTGGAAAATATAATAGAGAACAGAGCAGGAGTCTGCTGGAGCCCTTGGTGGCGGGTCTCCTGAGAGGGAACAAGTTCTTGCTGGTGTTGGATGATGTTTGGGATGCTCAGATCTGGGACGACTTGCTCCGCAATCCTTTGCAGGGAGGAGCAGCAGGCAGCAGGGTGCTGGTGACCACCAGAAACGAAGGGATCGCGAGGCAAATGAAGGCGGCCCACTTCCACGAGATGAAGCTGCTGCCTCCGGAGGATGGCTGGTCGCTCCTGCGCAAGAAGGCGACGATGAATGCAGAGGAGGAAAGGGATGCCCAAGATCTCAAGGACACAGGCATGAAGATTGTTGAGAAATGCGGAGGGCTTCCCCTGGCCATCAAGACCATCGGAGGGGTCCTCTGCACCAGAGGACTCAACAGAAATGCGTGGGAGGAAGTTCTCCGCAGCGCCGCATGGTCACGGACCGGGCTTCCCGAAGGTGTGCACGGAGCACTGAATCTGAGCTACCAAGACTTGTCGTCCCATCTCAAGCAATGCTTTCTCCACTGCGCCTTGTTCCAAGAAGATTTTAAGTTTCACGAACCTGAAATCGTCAGATTATGGATAGCCGAGGGGTTTGTCGAAGCACGAGGAGATGTTAGCTTGGAGGAAACAGGGGAGCAATATTACAGAGAGCTGCTTCAAAGGAGCCTTCTACAATCGCAACGTTACGGTCTGGACTACGATGAGTCTTCCAAGATGCATGACCTGCTGCGATCGCTCGGCCATTTCCTATCGAGAGATGAGAGCTTGTTCATTAGTGACGTACAAAACGAGGGGAGAAGTGCTGCCGCCCCGATGAAGCTGCGTCGGTTGTCGATTGGGGCCACTGTAACCACGGACATCCGGCATCTCGTCAGTTTGACCAAGCAACATGAGTCAGTGAGGACATTGTTGGTGCCGAGAACAAGTGGATATGCGGAGGATATTGATGAGTACTTGAAAAACTTCGTGCGACTTAGAGTCCTGCATCTTATGTTCATAAATATCAAGATCCTACCGTGCTACATCGAAAATTTGATACACTTGAGATACTTGAATGTGTCCTGGAGCTCTGTAACGGAGCTTCCAGAAAGCATATGCAATCTGATGAATTTACAGTTTTTGATCCTTTTTGGATGTAGACAGTTGACACAGATCCCCCAAGGTATAGCAAGACTAGTCAATCTAAGGGCACTCGATTGTAAAGGTACACGGCTGGAGAGCTTTCCATATGGAATAAAAAGGTTGAAGCACCTCAATGAACTCCAAGGATTCGTCGTGAACACGGGCATTGGTATGTGCCCATTGGAAGTATTAGGCGGACTCCAGGAACTCAGATACCTCTCCGTTGACAGGTTGGAGATGACGTACATGGAAGCTGAACCAAGAAGGGCTACAAGCGGCTTAAAGGGTAACCAAAAACTGAAGAAACTACTTTTAAGTTGCTCATTCACATCCGATGGTTACACGGAGGAAGAGATTGAAAGAATGGAGAAGGTGTTGGATGTGGCACTTCATCCACCATCATCTGTTGTTTCGCTCAGGTTACAGAATTTCTTCGGCCTCCGGTACCCCAGCTGGATGGCGTCTGCAAGCATCAGTTCGCTTCTTCCAAACATAAGCCGCTTGGAACTAATTAACTGCGATCATTGGCCACTGCTTCCACCGCTAGGAAAGCTCCCCAGTTTGGAGTTTCTTGTCATACGAGGTGCACGTGCAGTGACAACCATCGGACCGGAATTTTTTGGGTGtgaagctgctgctgctactggaaATGATCGTGAACGGAATTCAAAGCGCCCTTCTTCTTCTTATCCTACTTCTCCTCCTTCGTTGTTTCCGAAACTAAGGCAGCTGGAACTCAGGAAAATGACTAACATGGAAGTGTGGGATTGGGTAGCGGAAGGCTTTGCTATGCGTCGCCTCGACAAATTGGACCTCGTAAATTGCCCCAAGTTGAAGTCCCTACCGGAAGGCCTGATCCGACAGGCAACCTGCTTAACCACATTGGATCTGACCGATGTGTGTGCTCTCAAGTCCATCGGAGGTTTCCCTTCTGTAAAAGAACTGAGTATAAGTGGTGACTCAGATCTGGAGATTGTTGCTGATCTCCCTGCACTGGAGCTCTTGAAGTTGGGCGGGTTTTTCTTTCCATACAATCATTTACCAGAGTGGTTGGCGGATTTCACTATCCTACAGAGACTGGACGTACACGGAACCACCCAACTCCTCCGCAGATGCCTCCAAAATGGCGCATACTGGCCCATGATCAAACACTTTCCTAATTTTTCCATCAAAGATGACCGAGGCAATTATATAAACTACATCAAGCATTCCGGCACCTTCGAGACAAACCTAGTCGATGATAATGCTGCTTTTGCTGCAgctgctgaagaagaagaagaagaagaaagacatCAATGA